The genomic interval GCCCTATCCGTTCACCTCGGTCGTGACCATGGCGGCCAATCGCCCGTTCAAGCGCTACTCAGCGTGGGTGCTCTACGACGATCCCACGTCGCCGCCGCCTGATGTGCCGCCGGCCGAAGCGCAGCCGATGCAGCCCAACTCGCCGCCTCCCGCGGATGGCTGAGCCGGCGCCAGTCTATTTGCGCGCGATGGCGATGATGTCGCGGTAGATGCCCGTGATCTGCGCGCGGTTAGCGATGCGCATGACTGTGACGGCCTCGATCTGCCGTTCGAGTTCGGCCATGGTGTATTCCGTGACGTGATAGGTCGGATCGGAGCAGCCGCCGAACTGCCACGCCGGCGTCGAGACGATAAGGTGCCCGCCGGGCTTGATGATCCGCGCCGCTTCGCGCAACACCGCGGTCGGATTGGGCAGGTGCTCGATAACGTCGAGCATGAACAGCGTCTGCGCCGCGGCGTCGGCCAGCGGAAGCGGGCCGGCGCTGATCCGCTCGAAGCGGGGCCGAGCGCCGGGATACGTCTGCGCCGCCGTGGCCTGATGCGCCTGGTCAATCGCGCTGGCCTCGGGGTCCAGACCGATGACTTCGACGCCCTGTTTTGCGAGCAGGTGGGCATACAGCCCGTCGCCGCAACCGAGATCGACGGCCGGGCCGGTGGGCGTGAGGCTGCAGATGATCTTCACGAGGTGATCGGCCCGCTGGCGGAAGGGTTCGACCTCGGCATAACTCTTCCAGTGCAGGGCCGGTCGCTGGTCGTACTTTTCAAACGGAAGCGCCGCCCCCCACCACCGCGGATTCCATAGCAATCCAGTGCCGGCGTAGCGCTGCCGGACCACGTCGAGATCGGGCGAGCGCCGATCGAACC from Phycisphaerales bacterium carries:
- a CDS encoding methyltransferase domain-containing protein; translated protein: MSTASLAAAHATQPAALCWQIDVDPAWRAVVISRAGFDESAITPHDWRDRFAMYLRDLPHLGIVGAKRIRADRQLVSMGEFIIHPKGCHSLGHGLSADAFRFPEEVDAIAAGLVAVERDLWNAVGGLDHSLGELALLDLSLRIRKIGRRCLCVPDVIVEDPATLPNQSAHDAEFARRWGFDRRSPDLDVVRQRYAGTGLLWNPRWWGAALPFEKYDQRPALHWKSYAEVEPFRQRADHLVKIICSLTPTGPAVDLGCGDGLYAHLLAKQGVEVIGLDPEASAIDQAHQATAAQTYPGARPRFERISAGPLPLADAAAQTLFMLDVIEHLPNPTAVLREAARIIKPGGHLIVSTPAWQFGGCSDPTYHVTEYTMAELERQIEAVTVMRIANRAQITGIYRDIIAIARK